The following are encoded in a window of Aedes albopictus strain Foshan unplaced genomic scaffold, AalbF5 HiC_scaffold_421, whole genome shotgun sequence genomic DNA:
- the LOC109429695 gene encoding trithorax group protein osa has translation MNNKMKRGASIRIDKNKLQVVTFCVLLCASNFLPALEARKTSGKSKSSSSSSVSRGRVSKPSQSIPAASNPGSLSYNNYQQKPKPAPSAPVDSSANARPIGWNVNSNQPAKPAAAAPPYPVQSAAKPPYPVQSPAGGAKPPYPVQQQHNVHQTHGAPPPPYSVNPQHGAPPPYSAVNNPNAHSPFNQPPPAYSPGSQGFKPGQPGGFNQPGFGQPGGFNQPGSFGHQQSGGFGHQQPGGFGHQQSGGFGHQQPGGFGGFPSGGSGYHAPAGGYGGLPHGGFQGGGVAPAVNYAPAPSFPIAAIPVGAYKPQSSGIGIGGIAAGVGTGLLAGAAGAAIYNALKPEDRVIYRDRVTVVNAEAPAAAAAAPAAPAAPAAAAPAAPAAPSAPALAPAPVPAPNPAPAASENKDAVAGVPNTPVIMNTNSTSEQTTNSTDTSTPCTPTPLASYNETSTAPVPTGKQYFPPPGQYYPATGQYVPPGEYDPATGVFTPGRYIPDTNIFQQGQYDPLTQIFTPGLYDAASGQFVPDPNNGPVNLGAVAAAQDAPVTGQPLNQEPSGATTLAAMMKTLMLTAILPTVFAAIVRY, from the exons ATGAATAATAAAATGAAACGAGGGGCATCAATACGGATTGATAAAAATAAGCTCCAAGTGGTTACGTTCTGCGTGCTACTTTGCGCTTCGAATTTCTTGCCTGCTTTGGAGGCCAGAAAAACCAGTGGAAAGAGTAAAAGCTCTTCGTCATCTTCGGTTAGCCGAGGTCGTGTGTCGAAACCTAGTCAAAGTATTCCAGCGGCCAGTAACCCTGGCAGCTTGAGTTACAACAACTATCAGCAAAAGCCGAAACCGGCTCCATCGGCACCGGTGGACTCCTCAGCCAACGCGCGGCCCATCGGATGGAACGTCAACAGTAACCAACCGGCAAAACCAGCTGCAGCGGCGCCACCATATCCAGTGCAGAGTGCCGCCAAACCGCCATATCCGGTTCAAAGCCCTGCAGGTGGAGCCAAACCACCATACCCAGTGCAACAACAGCATAACGTGCACCAAACACATGGGGCGCCACCTCCACCGTACTCTGTGAACCCTCAACATGGTGCCCCTCCGCCATATTCAGCCGTCAACAATCCAAATGCTCATTCGCCGTTCAACCAGCCACCACCTGCGTACAGCCCTGGAAGTCAAGGCTTCAAGCCTGGACAGCCCGGTGGTTTCAATCAGCCAGGATTTGGACAACCCGGAGGATTTAACCAACCAGGCAGCTTCGGACATCAGCAATCAGGAGGCTTTGGACATCAGCAGCCAGGAGGTTTTGGACATCAACAGTCAGGCGGATTTGGACATCAGCAACCCGGTGGATTCGGTGGATTCCCATCTGGAGGCTCTGGTTACCATGCTCCAGCCGGTGGATACGGAGGTCTACCACATGGCGGCTTCCAAGGTGGTGGTGTCGCTCCAGCTGTTAACTACGCTCCTGCTCCAAGCTTCCCGATTGCGGCCATCCCTGTGGGAGCATACAAACCACAATCATCTGGAATCGGAATCGGAGGCATCGCTGCTGGAGTAGGAACGGGTCTTCTCGCAGGAGCCGCCGGTGCTGCCATCTACAACGCTTTGAAACCAGAAGACCGTGTGATCTACCGTGATCGCGTTACCGTTGTCAACGCAGAAGctcccgctgctgctgctgccgctccaGCAGCACCTGCTGCCCCAGCCGCGGCTGCTCCAGCGGCTCCGGCAGCTCCTAGTGCTCCAGCTTTAGCCCCTGCCCCAGTTCCAGCTCCGAACCCAGCTCCTGCGGCCAGCGAAAACAAGGATGCTGTTGCAGGTGTCCCGAACACCCCAGTGATCATGAACACCAACTCAACCAGCGAACAAACAACAAACTCTACCGATACATCtacac cgtgtacgCCAACGCCACTGGCCTCATACAACGAGACTTCAACCGCACCAGTGCCCACCGGAAAACAATACTTCCCACCGCCTGGCCAGTACTACCCGGCTACCGGCCAGTACGTTCCACCAGGCGAGTACGACCCGGCAACCGGAGTGTTCACGCCCGGCCGCTACATCCCGGACACCAACATTTTCCAGCAGGGACAGTACGATCCGCTTACCCAAATATTCACCCCCGGTTTGTACGACGCGGCTTCCGGACAGTTTGTGCCCGATCCCAACAACGGACCGGTGAATCTTGGTGCCGTTGCGGCTGCGCAGGATGCCCCCGTTACGGGTCAGCCGCTGAACCAGGAACCCAGCGGTGCCACCACCTTGGCGGCCATGATGAAGACGCTGATGCTGACCGCCATATTGCCAACGGTATTCGCTGCGATTGTGCGGTATTAG